Proteins encoded by one window of Hafnia alvei:
- a CDS encoding flavin reductase family protein, which translates to MSSPFEYYSYQPRQGHGLSHDPLNAIIGPRPIGWISSISADGKHNLAPYSFFNCFSYHPPVIGFASSGWKDSVANINETGEFVWNLATIETAEAMNQSSAALPRGEDEFVFSGVNMQTSQWVKAARVAESPVNFECKLTQCIQLQDQYGQPFDSWLILGEVIGIHIAKNLLNNQGVYQTAAANPILRAGGPSAYYTISDENRFDMLRPIIK; encoded by the coding sequence ATGTCTTCACCCTTTGAGTATTACAGCTATCAGCCTCGCCAAGGGCATGGATTAAGCCACGATCCGCTTAATGCCATTATTGGCCCCCGCCCAATTGGCTGGATCAGTTCAATCAGCGCCGACGGCAAACACAATCTGGCTCCCTACAGCTTTTTCAACTGTTTCAGCTACCATCCACCGGTGATTGGCTTCGCTAGCAGCGGCTGGAAAGACAGCGTGGCGAACATCAATGAAACCGGCGAATTTGTTTGGAATCTTGCGACGATAGAAACGGCAGAAGCTATGAACCAAAGCTCCGCGGCGCTCCCTCGCGGGGAAGACGAATTTGTATTTTCCGGCGTGAATATGCAGACCAGCCAATGGGTGAAGGCCGCGCGCGTTGCGGAAAGTCCGGTCAATTTTGAGTGCAAGCTAACGCAGTGTATTCAGTTGCAAGACCAATATGGTCAGCCATTTGATTCGTGGCTGATATTAGGTGAAGTTATCGGCATTCATATCGCGAAAAATCTACTCAACAATCAAGGCGTATATCAAACCGCAGCGGCAAATCCTATTTTGCGAGCCGGAGGCCCTTCGGCCTATTACACGATCAGCGATGAAAATCGCTTTGATATGCTCCGGCCGATAATAAAATAA
- the rlmF gene encoding 23S rRNA (adenine(1618)-N(6))-methyltransferase RlmF, with translation MKNPKKKNFPAQKTNLHPRNLHRERYDFTTLCETSPELKAFVFRNQWGDDSIDFADPLAVKALNSALLKHFYQVEHWDIPEGYLCPPIPGRADYLHYLADVLAADHGYQVPRGQNVCILDIGVGANCIYPLIGQHAYGWRFTGTEVDAVALKSAGAVIKANPQAAKNIRLRQQQDPNKILKGAIKSGEHYAATMCNPPFHRSAEDALSGTRRKLTNLGRDASAPVLNFGGKAGELWCEGGEVAFITKMIEESESFAKQVGWFTSLVSRQENLPAIYEALEEVEALDVRTIEMSQGQKVSRFIAWTFLPENKRKIR, from the coding sequence ATGAAAAATCCAAAGAAAAAGAACTTTCCTGCACAGAAAACCAACTTGCATCCTCGTAACCTTCATCGTGAACGTTATGATTTCACCACTTTATGCGAAACTTCGCCGGAGCTAAAAGCGTTTGTTTTCCGCAACCAATGGGGCGATGACAGCATTGATTTTGCCGATCCATTGGCGGTGAAAGCATTAAACAGCGCCTTGCTGAAGCATTTTTATCAGGTTGAACACTGGGATATTCCAGAAGGCTATCTGTGTCCACCGATCCCTGGCCGTGCAGATTATCTGCATTATTTGGCTGATGTGCTGGCGGCAGATCACGGCTATCAGGTTCCTCGTGGGCAGAATGTATGCATTCTTGATATCGGCGTTGGCGCAAACTGTATTTATCCACTGATTGGCCAGCACGCGTATGGCTGGCGTTTTACCGGTACTGAAGTCGATGCGGTGGCGCTAAAATCAGCGGGTGCCGTTATCAAGGCAAATCCGCAAGCAGCGAAAAATATTCGTCTGCGCCAGCAGCAAGACCCGAACAAAATTCTGAAAGGGGCGATCAAGAGCGGTGAGCATTATGCCGCCACGATGTGTAATCCGCCGTTCCACCGTTCTGCGGAAGATGCGCTGAGCGGCACCCGTCGTAAACTGACTAACTTGGGTCGTGACGCCAGCGCACCGGTGCTGAACTTCGGTGGAAAAGCCGGTGAGCTGTGGTGTGAAGGCGGTGAAGTTGCGTTCATCACCAAAATGATCGAAGAGAGCGAATCTTTTGCCAAGCAGGTAGGTTGGTTCACCAGTTTGGTTTCTCGTCAGGAGAACTTGCCTGCGATTTATGAAGCCTTGGAAGAGGTGGAAGCGCTGGACGTTCGCACTATTGAAATGTCTCAAGGGCAGAAAGTTAGCCGCTTTATTGCATGGACGTTCTTGCCAGAGAACAAGCGTAAAATCCGCTAA
- the ybiO gene encoding mechanosensitive channel protein — translation MPQGARLIPFFTRYLVLLAVLFFSCSASVNAVEPQKETDSKAAYSALADILSDTNSRDALIAELRDSAKTGKPLAEKSASTVPAETRDETFADQLDSNIQGYLTVAQSKLDRLITALKSPPHKAFNPQTFWPALTHFLFTVAVTFALFLAIRFFATPFYKRIGSWGHKAREKRADWARRPTAIISAFVIDLLILLFCVTAGNIIATTFGTNSPVTMRQQALFLNAFALIEFFKAILRLIFAPKFDYLRPFPFSDATAKYWNTRLAWLSGLIGYGLMVVVPIIQVQLGASSAVLVNFCIMLALTVYAIGLILVNRLRIQKEITALGNRSLAFFGVFLHALSHIWHILAIVYFLVLFLLSQFDPGSSLAFMMSATIKSLIVVGSGALISGLLTRWISRRITLPADIKLKYPMLERRVNSYIPSALQIMRFIVVVAILLFLLDAWHIFGLRAWLDSATGEKIIGGLVHILLIMFIAVLGWTLLASVIEHRLSLEMDNPKHPGARERTLLTLFRNVLSIVITTITVMIILSQIGINIAPLLAGAGALTLAVSFGAQTLVKDVINGIFIQFENGMNTGEYVTVFGITGTVERMTIRSIGLRDDYGVYHLVPYSSITTVANYAREFGVYRANYVISRDEDIEKANEVLKQAVAELRDNPRLKSLLIGEPAFNGVVKLDDVSFTLRTTIRTVALQQWTIQYALDKLVKEHFQRAGIKTPHQNVQISYAAPEQQALLPPQNDTNNVEK, via the coding sequence ATGCCACAGGGAGCCCGCCTTATCCCCTTTTTTACTCGGTACCTCGTTTTACTCGCCGTTCTCTTTTTTTCATGCTCAGCCAGCGTGAATGCCGTTGAACCCCAAAAGGAAACGGATTCTAAAGCAGCCTATTCCGCATTAGCTGACATTCTGTCTGACACCAACAGCCGCGATGCGCTGATTGCTGAACTGCGTGACAGCGCCAAAACCGGTAAACCACTGGCAGAAAAAAGCGCCAGTACTGTCCCTGCTGAAACCCGCGATGAAACCTTTGCTGACCAGCTTGATTCCAATATTCAAGGCTACCTCACCGTCGCGCAGAGCAAATTGGACAGGTTAATTACGGCGCTGAAATCGCCGCCGCATAAAGCGTTTAACCCCCAAACGTTTTGGCCTGCCCTCACTCATTTCCTGTTCACCGTTGCCGTGACCTTTGCGCTATTTTTAGCGATTCGTTTTTTTGCTACGCCGTTTTATAAGCGAATTGGCAGTTGGGGGCACAAAGCACGTGAGAAACGAGCAGACTGGGCGCGACGCCCAACCGCCATTATCAGCGCATTCGTCATTGATTTACTGATCCTGCTGTTTTGCGTCACCGCCGGAAACATTATCGCGACCACCTTCGGCACTAACAGTCCGGTTACGATGCGCCAGCAAGCCCTTTTCCTGAACGCTTTTGCCCTGATTGAGTTTTTCAAAGCCATATTGCGCCTGATATTCGCGCCTAAATTTGACTATCTACGCCCGTTCCCTTTTAGCGACGCAACCGCAAAATATTGGAATACACGCCTCGCATGGCTAAGCGGCCTTATTGGCTATGGGTTGATGGTGGTGGTGCCTATTATTCAGGTGCAGCTCGGGGCTTCATCTGCCGTGCTGGTGAACTTCTGCATTATGTTGGCTCTGACCGTTTATGCTATTGGCTTGATACTGGTCAACCGCCTGCGAATACAAAAAGAAATCACCGCGCTTGGCAACCGCTCGCTGGCCTTTTTCGGCGTATTTTTACATGCGCTTTCACACATTTGGCATATTCTGGCCATCGTTTATTTTCTGGTTCTGTTTTTACTGTCGCAGTTCGACCCCGGCAGCAGCCTCGCTTTCATGATGAGTGCCACGATTAAAAGCCTGATCGTCGTTGGCTCCGGTGCGCTTATTTCAGGCCTGCTCACCCGCTGGATCTCACGCCGCATCACGCTGCCTGCCGACATCAAGCTCAAATACCCGATGCTGGAACGGCGCGTAAACTCCTATATTCCTAGCGCGCTGCAAATCATGCGGTTTATCGTTGTGGTGGCGATCCTGCTGTTCCTGCTCGATGCATGGCACATATTCGGCCTTCGGGCATGGCTAGACTCGGCCACCGGTGAAAAAATTATCGGCGGATTGGTTCATATTCTGCTGATCATGTTTATTGCGGTTCTGGGATGGACACTGCTCGCCAGCGTGATTGAGCATCGGCTCAGCCTTGAAATGGACAATCCCAAGCATCCCGGCGCACGCGAGCGCACGTTGCTGACGCTATTCCGCAATGTGTTATCCATCGTGATTACCACGATCACCGTGATGATCATCCTGTCACAGATCGGCATCAACATTGCACCACTGCTGGCGGGCGCTGGAGCATTAACGCTCGCCGTCAGTTTTGGTGCTCAAACGTTGGTTAAAGACGTCATTAACGGCATATTCATCCAGTTTGAAAATGGCATGAATACCGGTGAATACGTCACCGTATTTGGCATTACCGGCACCGTCGAGCGCATGACTATTCGTTCTATCGGCCTGCGGGACGATTATGGCGTTTATCATCTGGTGCCCTACTCGTCGATCACCACCGTGGCTAACTATGCACGTGAATTCGGTGTATATCGCGCCAACTACGTGATTAGTCGGGATGAAGATATCGAGAAAGCCAACGAAGTCTTGAAACAGGCGGTCGCTGAATTACGCGATAATCCGCGCTTAAAAAGCTTACTTATTGGTGAACCCGCGTTTAACGGCGTGGTGAAATTGGATGATGTGTCATTTACGCTGCGCACGACAATTCGCACCGTTGCACTGCAACAGTGGACGATTCAATATGCGTTAGACAAACTGGTGAAAGAGCATTTCCAGCGGGCTGGAATTAAAACGCCGCATCAAAATGTTCAAATCAGCTATGCGGCACCGGAACAACAGGCTTTGTTACCACCGCAGAACGACACAAATAACGTTGAAAAATAA
- a CDS encoding helix-turn-helix domain-containing protein — translation MTNVGNAERINMDGKIKSLLDDYLLEIGNVIYHPTAAISGISLLFVLQGEIDIVIDEKLQRLGANQIAIVNHNSHFSISGESDNILIKLVINSRYFLRYFPNYYQFRYLIPFQSPDYYYKYLCSLRALIAKLTITQLRGSQESSQLEANSYLSEILLLLVVYFKEKEKKNTDSLNHSPYSRRIDNIIEFISKNSHRPLSLRQIAEQEHVSFAYLSRLFKKEVSINFTEYLSQLRLKNAMHTLSTTSKPIYQIAEECGFTRTRHLSDLFHRRYGKSALQLRQENRSSTYLDSQHTAVSACVAGSQYLERPLKHHQLLQLLTQTVNENSDRRLYHRIPIREQKLHLSGTKKTIKEPPNITLMVGEISQILKYSIQQQISLTHKEIGVAYVEVYHLISDDSILPEFISDEYKPSFSPYDNTDEAIAFLHRHKIGLILRLYMHKISCEPEQYLTKLSRFIQHNINMFGMRYLQSWRFICYPTDEKQRQNANISLIFQSVYEVIKKWLPKAEIGIFHSFHADKNELSNDPFFHSRMAKLVDFIGYAANPNEQINLAKLQEEIKHNHDEFIQRRTLLILAQLHRHNIDASLYLASWNTLTGDTRHTNGRFFRGALLIRALLKLPPQVSTVGFWINSEIQHEALSATYIDIRSLALFYISNTRRPIYHVLRLNTRLRGNIMSQSEHYLLTQIENGYQLLLTNPVIFHPYLSMQEQIIQDLKIRLTFDFSGLKNGSYQVKKWIFDQQHGALYREFERQQTSYGRDDEIMQAIERQAMPYLCVNDIDIINSWSISDELDINAIHFYELKEILQ, via the coding sequence ATGACCAACGTAGGGAACGCCGAGAGAATCAACATGGATGGAAAAATCAAGTCACTGTTAGATGACTATTTATTAGAGATCGGAAATGTTATTTATCACCCCACCGCAGCAATTAGCGGTATTAGCCTACTTTTCGTATTACAGGGAGAGATTGATATCGTTATTGATGAAAAACTTCAGCGGCTAGGTGCTAATCAAATTGCAATCGTTAACCATAATAGTCATTTCAGTATTAGCGGGGAAAGCGATAACATTTTGATCAAATTAGTCATCAATAGCCGATATTTTTTGCGTTACTTTCCAAACTATTATCAGTTTCGCTACCTCATACCTTTTCAATCACCAGATTATTATTATAAATACTTATGCAGTCTGCGAGCTCTGATTGCCAAACTCACTATAACACAGTTGCGAGGCAGCCAAGAAAGTTCCCAACTAGAAGCTAATAGCTACTTATCAGAAATACTATTATTACTGGTGGTTTATTTTAAAGAGAAAGAGAAAAAAAATACCGATAGTCTCAATCACTCCCCTTATAGCAGAAGAATAGATAATATTATTGAGTTTATTAGCAAAAATAGCCACCGGCCTCTTTCTCTGCGCCAAATCGCCGAGCAAGAACATGTCTCTTTTGCTTATTTATCGCGCTTATTTAAAAAAGAGGTCAGTATTAATTTCACTGAATACCTTAGCCAATTACGTCTTAAAAATGCAATGCATACATTATCAACGACGTCTAAACCTATCTACCAAATCGCCGAAGAATGTGGTTTTACTCGCACACGCCACCTCAGCGATCTCTTTCATCGCCGATACGGAAAATCAGCACTTCAGCTTCGGCAAGAAAATCGTAGCTCAACGTACTTAGATTCTCAACACACTGCAGTCTCTGCCTGTGTAGCTGGAAGCCAATACCTAGAGCGACCATTGAAACATCACCAATTACTACAGTTGCTCACTCAGACGGTCAATGAAAACAGCGATCGGCGCCTATATCATCGGATACCGATTAGAGAACAAAAACTGCATTTATCTGGAACAAAGAAAACAATAAAAGAGCCCCCAAACATTACTTTAATGGTTGGTGAAATATCCCAGATACTTAAATATTCTATTCAGCAACAAATCAGTCTGACTCACAAAGAAATTGGCGTTGCATACGTTGAGGTTTACCACCTCATATCCGATGATAGTATTCTTCCTGAGTTTATTTCAGATGAATACAAGCCTTCATTTTCACCCTATGATAATACCGATGAAGCCATAGCTTTTCTGCACCGCCATAAAATTGGTCTCATACTCAGACTCTACATGCATAAAATATCCTGTGAGCCCGAGCAATATCTCACTAAGCTAAGCCGATTTATTCAGCACAACATTAATATGTTTGGCATGCGTTATCTTCAATCATGGCGTTTTATCTGTTATCCCACTGACGAAAAACAGAGGCAGAATGCCAATATTTCGCTAATTTTTCAATCGGTTTATGAGGTCATCAAAAAATGGTTACCCAAGGCGGAAATTGGTATTTTCCATTCATTTCATGCCGATAAAAATGAGCTTAGCAATGACCCATTTTTCCATAGCCGCATGGCAAAATTAGTCGATTTTATTGGCTATGCGGCTAATCCAAATGAGCAAATTAATTTAGCTAAATTACAAGAAGAGATAAAGCATAATCACGATGAATTCATTCAGCGACGCACCCTACTTATTTTAGCTCAGCTCCATCGACATAATATTGACGCATCGCTTTATCTCGCCTCGTGGAATACCCTAACTGGCGATACGCGTCATACAAATGGCCGCTTCTTTCGTGGTGCATTGCTCATCCGTGCTCTGCTAAAGCTGCCACCGCAGGTTAGTACGGTTGGATTTTGGATTAATTCTGAAATTCAGCATGAAGCGCTGAGCGCAACCTACATAGATATTCGCAGTTTGGCACTGTTTTACATCAGCAATACTCGCAGGCCTATTTATCATGTGCTGCGCTTAAATACGCGTCTACGTGGAAACATCATGTCTCAGAGCGAACACTACTTGTTAACCCAGATTGAAAACGGGTATCAACTCCTGCTTACCAACCCAGTCATTTTTCACCCCTATCTATCGATGCAAGAACAAATCATTCAAGATTTAAAAATACGCCTAACCTTTGATTTTTCAGGCCTTAAAAATGGAAGCTACCAAGTCAAAAAGTGGATATTTGATCAGCAACACGGCGCGCTATACCGCGAATTTGAACGCCAACAAACCAGTTATGGCCGAGATGATGAAATCATGCAGGCCATTGAACGTCAGGCAATGCCTTATCTTTGCGTTAACGATATTGATATTATCAATTCATGGAGTATTTCCGATGAATTAGACATTAACGCTATCCACTTTTACGAGCTAAAAGAAATACTGCAATAG